A stretch of the Ornithodoros turicata isolate Travis chromosome 4, ASM3712646v1, whole genome shotgun sequence genome encodes the following:
- the LOC135392633 gene encoding receptor-type tyrosine-protein phosphatase epsilon-like isoform X1, with protein sequence MFRIHAGALLTIVLYLLQTCLQLNISLVHSYNAELLNTSRPYSAVLRNTSILWYDLKSLLPGCSYNVCIQASTVAGFGPPQCREVSTKASVSPWADIETTVAVVVSVLLILAISATALYYRSRRKRNLSIERETSVAPFSANQLLDIPSAGYVDCAPEAEEYVAVDAPQRKGTSVTLILVQQFRSHVINAEANGRLKEEFMVIDSGELHPCEAAKRPENMHKNRYGNVLPYDHSRVILSELPDGGSDYINANYVAGYNNDRRYIATQGPTLGTVTDFWRMVWGSGSCKIVMLTNLVEQKVVKCVKYWPDSVEQYSDIEVRLHHTDTTDDFVIREFAMSREKERRHLLQFHFTSWPEHGVPACLDATCSFMKRVRGFHHEDSPIIVHCSAGTGATGTFILMDSVLDQAEAQKQLDVFSHLNAMRQCRAKLVESLDQYFFAHRAIEALCKTCHSISIKDFRKRLQELRVTNSASRKSIIEEEFEELNRPIYRSNETYKSALSNENVGKNQTRDVLAGDSKRFLLCPPQGSGRTDYINAVYVDGYRSCNAFLVTQFPRPDTVGDFWQMVSTSKTTTIVTLDNLHPGDKNCPQFWPEVHQTLRSYGCSVCNIATTVNSAIVVRTFRVEQNEQPPRAVRQFHLQRWPRSAPVPPSCDVILNIIQQVQDWQSRLPNAVLVIQCTDGCLASGLFCASSIIWKRMNTEQMVDVFQSVQTIRRSRTEFVRELVQYQFCYDVALAFLDKLSTYANLQ encoded by the exons ATGTTCAGAATTCATGCAGGAGCCCTGTTGACGATCGTGCTGTATCTATTACAAACTTGCCTGCAGCTGAACATATCGTTGGTGCACTCATATAACGCGGAGCTGCTGAACACAAGCCGTCCATATTCTGCTGTCTTGCGGAATACCTCCATCCTATGGTATGACCTGAAGTCCCTGTTGCCGGGTTGCAGTTACAATGTGTGCATACAAGCAAGCACAGTTGCAGGCTTTGGACCTCCTCAATGCAGAGAAGTCAGCACCAAGGCATCAG TCAGCCCCTGGGCAGACATAGAAACCACTGTGGCGGTAGTGGTCAGCGTTCTCCTCATATTAGCCATCTCAGCAACGGCATTATACTACCGCAG CAGACGCAAGCGAAACCTGTCCATCGAACGGGAAACTTCCGTAGCACCTTTTTCCGCGAACCAGCTTCTGGACATTCCCTCTGCAG GTTATGTGGACTGTGCCCCGGAAGCTGAAGAGTACGTCGCCGTGGACGCACCGCAGAGAAAGGGAACGAGTGTAACGTTGATATTGGTCCAACAATTTAGGTCACATGTCATCAATGCCGAGGCAAACGGCAGGCTCAAGGAGGAGTTCATG GTTATTGACTCGGGTGAGCTGCATCCTTGTGAAGCTGCAAAAAGGCCGGAAAACATGCATAAGAATCGATACGGGAACGTTCTGCCGT ACGACCATTCGCGCGTTATTTTGTCAGAGCTCCCAGATGGTGGGTCGGATTATATCAACGCAAATTATGTTGCT GGTTACAATAACGATAGAAGGTACATTGCAACACAAG GTCCAACACTTGGAACGGTCACCGACTTCTGGCGCATGGTGTGGGGATCTGGTAGCTGCAAGATCGTCATGCTTACCAATCTGGTGGAACAAAAAGTG GTAAAGTGCGTCAAGTATTGGCCAGATTCAGTGGAGCAGTACAGTGACATTGAAGTCAGGCTCCATCACACCGACACCACGGATGACTTCGTTATAAGAGAGTTCGCTATGTCACGG GAAAAGGAGCGCCGACACCTCCTCCAGTTCCACTTCACCAGTTGGCCCGAACATGGCGTTCCCGCTTGTCTGGATGCCACATGTTCATTTATGAAACGGGTAAGGGGCTTTCATCATGAAGACTCTCCAATCATCGTCCACTGCAG TGCAGGCACTGGTGCAACCGGTACTTTCATTCTAATGGACAGCGTGCTGGACCAAGCAGAGGCCCAGAAGCAGTTGGACGTCTTCTCTCACTTAAATGCTATGCGACAATGTCGGGCCAAGTTAGTTGAGTCATTG GACCAGTACTTCTTTGCGCACCGCGCGATCGAGGCCCTCTGTAAAACGTGCCATTCGATAAGCATCAAAGACTTCAGGAAGCGACTGCAGGAACTCAGAGTTACAAATAGTGCTTCGAGAAAAAGTATAATTGAAGAGGAGtttgag GAACTCAACAGACCAATATATCGAAGTAACGAAACCTACAAGAGCGCCCTcagcaacgaaaacgtcgggaAAAATCAAACGCGTGACGTTCTGGCAG GCGACTCCAAACGATTCCTCCTGTGCCCTCCGCAAGGTTCTGGTCGTACCGACTACATCAACGCCGTCTATGTTGAT GGTTACAGAAGCTGCAACGCGTTTCTGGTGACTCAGTTCCCGAGACCAGACACGGTCGGGGACTTTTGGCAGATGGTCTCGACGAGCAAGACGACAACCATCGTCACTTTGGACAACCTGCATCCGGGAGATAAG AACTGCCCCCAGTTCTGGCCGGAAGTTCACCAGACTCTGAGAAGCTACGGCTGCTCAGTCTGCAACATAGCGACGACGGTAAACTCTGCAATCGTCGTGCGAACCTTTAGAGTTGAGCAGAATGAG CAACCTCCTAGAGCAGTGCGCCAGTTCCACCTGCAACGTTGGCCGCGATCGGCCCCGGTTCCGCCATCTTGTGACGTCATATTGAACATCATTCAGCAAGTACAGGACTGGCAGAGTCGATTGCCGAACGCTGTGCTAGTCATTCAGTGCAC GGACGGATGTCTTGCGAGTGGACTCTTCTGCGCTTCAAGTATCATCTGGAAACGAATGAATACAGAACAAATGGTGGATGTCTTTCAAAGCGTGCAGACCATTCGAAGAAGTCGAACAGAATTCGTGCGAGAACTG GTCCAGTACCAGTTTTGCTACGATGTGGCCTTGGCTTTCCTCGACAAATTGAGCACCTACGCGAACTTGCAGTGA
- the LOC135392633 gene encoding receptor-type tyrosine-protein phosphatase epsilon-like isoform X2 yields MFRIHAGALLTIVLYLLQTCLQLNISLVHSYNAELLNTSRPYSAVLRNTSILWYDLKSLLPGCSYNVCIQASTVAGFGPPQCREVSTKASVSPWADIETTVAVVVSVLLILAISATALYYRSRRKRNLSIERETSVAPFSANQLLDIPSAGYVDCAPEAEEYVAVDAPQRKGTSVTLILVQQFRSHVINAEANGRLKEEFMVIDSGELHPCEAAKRPENMHKNRYGNVLPYDHSRVILSELPDGGSDYINANYVAGYNNDRRYIATQGPTLGTVTDFWRMVWGSGSCKIVMLTNLVEQKVVKCVKYWPDSVEQYSDIEVRLHHTDTTDDFVIREFAMSREKERRHLLQFHFTSWPEHGVPACLDATCSFMKRELNRPIYRSNETYKSALSNENVGKNQTRDVLAGDSKRFLLCPPQGSGRTDYINAVYVDGYRSCNAFLVTQFPRPDTVGDFWQMVSTSKTTTIVTLDNLHPGDKNCPQFWPEVHQTLRSYGCSVCNIATTVNSAIVVRTFRVEQNEQPPRAVRQFHLQRWPRSAPVPPSCDVILNIIQQVQDWQSRLPNAVLVIQCTDGCLASGLFCASSIIWKRMNTEQMVDVFQSVQTIRRSRTEFVRELVQYQFCYDVALAFLDKLSTYANLQ; encoded by the exons ATGTTCAGAATTCATGCAGGAGCCCTGTTGACGATCGTGCTGTATCTATTACAAACTTGCCTGCAGCTGAACATATCGTTGGTGCACTCATATAACGCGGAGCTGCTGAACACAAGCCGTCCATATTCTGCTGTCTTGCGGAATACCTCCATCCTATGGTATGACCTGAAGTCCCTGTTGCCGGGTTGCAGTTACAATGTGTGCATACAAGCAAGCACAGTTGCAGGCTTTGGACCTCCTCAATGCAGAGAAGTCAGCACCAAGGCATCAG TCAGCCCCTGGGCAGACATAGAAACCACTGTGGCGGTAGTGGTCAGCGTTCTCCTCATATTAGCCATCTCAGCAACGGCATTATACTACCGCAG CAGACGCAAGCGAAACCTGTCCATCGAACGGGAAACTTCCGTAGCACCTTTTTCCGCGAACCAGCTTCTGGACATTCCCTCTGCAG GTTATGTGGACTGTGCCCCGGAAGCTGAAGAGTACGTCGCCGTGGACGCACCGCAGAGAAAGGGAACGAGTGTAACGTTGATATTGGTCCAACAATTTAGGTCACATGTCATCAATGCCGAGGCAAACGGCAGGCTCAAGGAGGAGTTCATG GTTATTGACTCGGGTGAGCTGCATCCTTGTGAAGCTGCAAAAAGGCCGGAAAACATGCATAAGAATCGATACGGGAACGTTCTGCCGT ACGACCATTCGCGCGTTATTTTGTCAGAGCTCCCAGATGGTGGGTCGGATTATATCAACGCAAATTATGTTGCT GGTTACAATAACGATAGAAGGTACATTGCAACACAAG GTCCAACACTTGGAACGGTCACCGACTTCTGGCGCATGGTGTGGGGATCTGGTAGCTGCAAGATCGTCATGCTTACCAATCTGGTGGAACAAAAAGTG GTAAAGTGCGTCAAGTATTGGCCAGATTCAGTGGAGCAGTACAGTGACATTGAAGTCAGGCTCCATCACACCGACACCACGGATGACTTCGTTATAAGAGAGTTCGCTATGTCACGG GAAAAGGAGCGCCGACACCTCCTCCAGTTCCACTTCACCAGTTGGCCCGAACATGGCGTTCCCGCTTGTCTGGATGCCACATGTTCATTTATGAAACGG GAACTCAACAGACCAATATATCGAAGTAACGAAACCTACAAGAGCGCCCTcagcaacgaaaacgtcgggaAAAATCAAACGCGTGACGTTCTGGCAG GCGACTCCAAACGATTCCTCCTGTGCCCTCCGCAAGGTTCTGGTCGTACCGACTACATCAACGCCGTCTATGTTGAT GGTTACAGAAGCTGCAACGCGTTTCTGGTGACTCAGTTCCCGAGACCAGACACGGTCGGGGACTTTTGGCAGATGGTCTCGACGAGCAAGACGACAACCATCGTCACTTTGGACAACCTGCATCCGGGAGATAAG AACTGCCCCCAGTTCTGGCCGGAAGTTCACCAGACTCTGAGAAGCTACGGCTGCTCAGTCTGCAACATAGCGACGACGGTAAACTCTGCAATCGTCGTGCGAACCTTTAGAGTTGAGCAGAATGAG CAACCTCCTAGAGCAGTGCGCCAGTTCCACCTGCAACGTTGGCCGCGATCGGCCCCGGTTCCGCCATCTTGTGACGTCATATTGAACATCATTCAGCAAGTACAGGACTGGCAGAGTCGATTGCCGAACGCTGTGCTAGTCATTCAGTGCAC GGACGGATGTCTTGCGAGTGGACTCTTCTGCGCTTCAAGTATCATCTGGAAACGAATGAATACAGAACAAATGGTGGATGTCTTTCAAAGCGTGCAGACCATTCGAAGAAGTCGAACAGAATTCGTGCGAGAACTG GTCCAGTACCAGTTTTGCTACGATGTGGCCTTGGCTTTCCTCGACAAATTGAGCACCTACGCGAACTTGCAGTGA